In Mycobacterium branderi, the DNA window CCGGTGCCCGCAACGGCCAGCCGAAACGACCACGAACCGGTCACCACATGCCCGTCCGCGGAGGTGACCCGGTAGTTCACCGTGTAGGTGCCGGCCGGACCCAGCGGCCGCAACGCGACGCTGACGACGGCGCCCTGCACCTGCGCGTCCCCGGTGGACCACAGGTTGCCGTCCGGCCCGACGACCGCCATGGCCGCGAACGTGGTTTGCAGCCGCTCGTTGAACGTGGCGCTGACCCGCGCCGGGCCCGCGTCGACGACGGCGTTCTCGGCAGGGTCGGCGGCCACCCGGACGGCGTGGGCGGCGGCGGGTCGGGCGGTCAGGGTGACGACGGCGGCCAGCATCGCCAGCAGCAGGCTCAGCGCCGCGGCGCGCGCCGCGCCGCTCATGTCCGTCGCCGGATGAGCGTCACCGCGATCCCGAGGGCGGCGACCAGCAGGGCGGTCCCGGCAAGCAGCCGGGCGGTGTTGTCGGGCGGCGGCTTGGGCTGACCGGCTTGCGCCGGGTCCGTCAGCGGGCCGGGATGCGGCGTGGCGTGGTGGTGTTGCGGCGGCGCGGCCGGTCCCGATGTCAATGCCAGGATGGGCGCCGGATGCTCCGGCTCGCCGCCGCCGGGCAAGGGCGGCTGGTCCCACTTGACCACCGACCCGTCGGCATAGGTTTGGGTGGCCGGGAAGCTGACGGTGTCCGCGTCGGGCAGCTGCACCGATATCCGGAACAGGGCAAACTGATCCGGCGGGATACCGCTATTGGGCGCGGCGGTCCACGTAACCGAGTGCACGGTGCCCGACGCGGTGTCGCGGTCGAGGCTGACCGTCCAGCCGGGCATGGTTTCGGTGCGTGCGGAGCCCACGTTGGGCAGCGCAACCGACAGCGCGGTGGTCG includes these proteins:
- a CDS encoding YcnI family copper-binding membrane protein → MRSRPLLAAAAATGLYCASTLGIAQASAHVHASSDNPVRGGHAIVTFSVPNESPTGAATTALSVALPNVGSARTETMPGWTVSLDRDTASGTVHSVTWTAAPNSGIPPDQFALFRISVQLPDADTVSFPATQTYADGSVVKWDQPPLPGGGEPEHPAPILALTSGPAAPPQHHHATPHPGPLTDPAQAGQPKPPPDNTARLLAGTALLVAALGIAVTLIRRRT
- a CDS encoding copper resistance CopC family protein, whose translation is MSGAARAAALSLLLAMLAAVVTLTARPAAAHAVRVAADPAENAVVDAGPARVSATFNERLQTTFAAMAVVGPDGNLWSTGDAQVQGAVVSVALRPLGPAGTYTVNYRVTSADGHVVTGSWSFRLAVAGTGTPGSTAHPEDNGNDGVPVWPFAVGAVALVAGAALWALRHRS